Proteins found in one Aquibium microcysteis genomic segment:
- a CDS encoding sugar ABC transporter substrate-binding protein — MLRRLVPLVMLASVALGAGAASAQDAPGVANAKKFLEPYLSKPVFTAPGEPFDAKACAAGKKMLSIPNSSANPFLKGIIDRMKKVGGELGLEVVEWENQGQPSQWVQGFEFAIRDGFDIIDLISGIDPGTVAPQVKAAKEAGVKVMTSHFYDPSFEQHPDVSSSLTIGFNEVGKILANWAIANTDGKANILTIVSREVPPTIPLTAGIDEMLAANCPDCKIVQEINVGVTEWATKIQPAVQAALQANPDINVIIPIYDSMSQFVVPATRLTGKVGQVKVATFNGTPFVLDFIAQGLVDMNIGESLDWIAYATVDGHLRDACGMESPKALNVPFYIFDKSNVADAGTPAQFDTGYGDAYVSGFRKLWGLDK, encoded by the coding sequence ATGCTGAGACGCCTCGTTCCGCTCGTAATGCTGGCTTCCGTCGCGCTGGGGGCCGGAGCTGCCTCCGCCCAGGACGCTCCCGGCGTTGCCAATGCGAAGAAGTTCCTCGAGCCCTATCTGTCCAAGCCGGTCTTCACGGCGCCCGGCGAACCCTTCGACGCCAAGGCCTGCGCGGCCGGCAAGAAGATGCTGTCGATCCCGAATTCCTCCGCAAATCCCTTCCTGAAGGGCATCATCGACCGCATGAAGAAGGTCGGCGGCGAACTCGGCCTCGAGGTCGTCGAGTGGGAGAACCAGGGCCAGCCCAGCCAGTGGGTGCAGGGCTTCGAATTCGCCATCCGCGACGGCTTCGACATCATCGACCTGATCTCGGGCATCGATCCGGGCACGGTGGCGCCGCAGGTGAAGGCGGCCAAGGAAGCGGGCGTCAAGGTGATGACCTCGCACTTCTACGATCCGTCCTTCGAGCAGCATCCGGACGTCTCGTCCTCGCTCACCATCGGCTTCAACGAGGTCGGCAAGATCCTCGCCAACTGGGCCATCGCCAACACCGACGGCAAGGCCAACATCCTCACCATCGTCTCGCGCGAAGTGCCGCCGACCATCCCGCTGACGGCCGGCATCGACGAGATGCTCGCGGCCAACTGCCCCGACTGCAAGATCGTGCAGGAGATCAACGTCGGCGTCACCGAATGGGCGACCAAGATCCAGCCGGCCGTGCAGGCGGCGCTGCAGGCCAATCCCGACATCAACGTCATCATCCCGATCTATGACTCGATGTCGCAGTTCGTCGTCCCGGCCACGCGCCTCACCGGCAAGGTCGGCCAGGTGAAGGTCGCGACCTTCAACGGCACGCCCTTCGTGCTCGACTTCATCGCCCAGGGCCTCGTCGACATGAACATCGGCGAGAGCCTCGACTGGATCGCCTACGCCACCGTCGACGGCCACCTGCGCGACGCCTGCGGCATGGAGAGCCCCAAGGCGCTGAACGTGCCCTTCTACATCTTCGACAAGAGCAACGTCGCCGACGCCGGCACGCCGGCGCAGTTCGACACCGGTTACGGCGACGCCTACGTCTCCGGTTTCCGCAAGCTCTGGGGCCTCGACAAGTAA
- a CDS encoding ABC transporter permease — protein sequence MTDTPSTTASAAGSGANLTRLFERVALILVWLLLIGGFGAAMPTSFLNWGNFAILFASYAPAALLALAIIVPLTAGDYDLSVGATLTLSSCVIGVLNVWQGLPIGLAIGLALCAGAAVGLINAFFIIYVRIPSLVVTLGTTSLITGIVQWMTNSSTIGGIDNGLVMAVVGGRFLGVPYAFYYAIVAAILMSWVFDFTPLGRRLLFVGRGREVARLNGIAVDRVRLGALLTSGILAAAAGVLYAGVLGSADPYSGLNFLLPAFAAAFLGATTILPGRFNPWGAIVAVYFLATGITGLTMLGIPLWVTNVFNGGALILAVTISQLTRGREASDIG from the coding sequence ATGACCGACACCCCCTCCACGACCGCCTCCGCCGCAGGCTCCGGCGCCAATCTGACGCGCCTGTTCGAACGGGTGGCGCTCATCCTCGTCTGGCTGCTCCTGATCGGCGGCTTCGGCGCGGCGATGCCGACCTCGTTCCTGAACTGGGGCAACTTCGCGATCCTCTTCGCCTCCTACGCGCCTGCCGCGCTGCTGGCGCTCGCCATCATCGTGCCGCTGACGGCCGGCGACTACGACCTCTCGGTCGGCGCCACGCTCACGCTCTCGTCCTGCGTCATCGGCGTGCTCAACGTCTGGCAGGGTCTGCCGATCGGGCTGGCGATCGGGCTGGCGCTCTGCGCGGGTGCCGCCGTCGGCCTGATCAACGCCTTCTTCATCATCTACGTGCGCATCCCCTCGCTGGTCGTGACGCTGGGCACCACCTCGCTGATCACCGGCATCGTGCAGTGGATGACCAATTCGTCCACCATCGGCGGCATCGACAACGGCCTCGTCATGGCCGTCGTCGGCGGCCGTTTCCTCGGCGTGCCCTACGCCTTCTACTACGCCATCGTCGCCGCGATCCTCATGTCCTGGGTCTTCGACTTCACCCCGCTCGGCCGTCGGCTGCTCTTCGTCGGCCGCGGCCGCGAGGTGGCGCGGCTCAACGGCATCGCCGTCGACCGCGTCCGGCTCGGCGCGCTGCTGACCTCCGGAATCCTGGCGGCGGCGGCCGGCGTGCTCTATGCGGGCGTGCTCGGTTCGGCCGATCCCTATTCCGGCCTGAACTTCCTGCTGCCGGCTTTCGCCGCGGCCTTTCTCGGCGCCACCACCATCCTGCCCGGCCGCTTCAACCCCTGGGGCGCCATCGTCGCCGTCTACTTTCTCGCCACCGGCATCACGGGCCTCACCATGCTTGGCATCCCGCTCTGGGTGACCAACGTGTTCAACGGCGGCGCGCTCATCCTGGCCGTCACCATCTCGCAGTTGACGCGCGGCCGCGAGGCGAGCGACATCGGCTGA
- the hisD gene encoding histidinol dehydrogenase yields the protein MIRHLKTARAAEERAEADGKVRATVEGILADIEARGDAAVRDLSRTFDRWEPESFRLSDADIDRALSAVSKRDLDDIRFAQAQVRNFAEHQKAALRDIEVETLPGVFLGHRNIPVNAVGCYVPGGKYPMVASAHMSVLTAKVAGVKRVVASAPPFKGSAHPAIVAAMHLAGADEILVLGGVQAIGAMALGTETIAPVDMLVGPGNAFVAEAKRQLYGRVGIDLFAGPTETLVIADDSVDGEICATDLLGQAEHGPTSPAVLLTNSEKLARDTMAEIERLLQVLPTADVAGAAWRDYGEVIVCDTEEEMLAEADRIASEHVQVMTRDPDWFLANMTNYGALFLGPRTNVAYGDKVIGTNHTLPTKRAGRYTGGLWVGKFMKTCTYQRVMTDEASALVGRYASRLSMLEGFVGHAEQANVRVRRYGGGNVDYGAAAE from the coding sequence ATGATCCGCCATCTCAAGACCGCGAGGGCCGCAGAGGAGCGCGCAGAGGCCGACGGCAAGGTCCGCGCCACCGTCGAGGGCATCCTGGCCGACATCGAGGCGCGCGGCGACGCCGCCGTGCGCGATCTCTCGCGCACCTTCGACCGCTGGGAGCCCGAGAGCTTCCGCCTGTCCGACGCAGACATCGACAGGGCGCTGTCGGCCGTCTCGAAGCGCGATCTCGACGACATCCGCTTCGCCCAGGCGCAGGTGCGCAACTTCGCCGAACACCAGAAGGCGGCGCTGCGGGACATCGAGGTCGAGACCCTCCCGGGCGTCTTCCTCGGCCACCGCAACATCCCGGTCAACGCCGTCGGCTGCTACGTGCCGGGCGGCAAGTATCCGATGGTCGCCTCGGCTCACATGAGCGTGCTCACCGCCAAGGTCGCGGGCGTGAAGCGCGTCGTCGCCTCCGCCCCGCCGTTCAAGGGAAGCGCGCATCCGGCCATCGTGGCCGCCATGCATCTCGCCGGGGCCGACGAGATCCTCGTGCTGGGCGGCGTCCAGGCCATCGGCGCCATGGCGCTCGGCACCGAGACCATCGCACCCGTCGACATGCTGGTCGGCCCGGGCAACGCCTTCGTCGCCGAGGCCAAGCGCCAGCTCTACGGCCGCGTCGGCATCGATCTCTTCGCCGGCCCGACCGAGACGCTGGTGATCGCCGACGACAGCGTCGACGGGGAGATCTGCGCGACCGACCTGCTCGGCCAGGCCGAGCACGGCCCGACTTCGCCGGCGGTCCTGCTCACCAATTCGGAAAAGCTCGCACGCGACACCATGGCCGAGATCGAGCGGCTGCTCCAGGTCCTGCCCACCGCCGACGTCGCCGGTGCCGCCTGGCGCGACTATGGCGAGGTGATCGTCTGCGACACGGAGGAGGAGATGCTCGCCGAGGCCGACCGCATCGCCTCCGAGCACGTCCAGGTGATGACGCGCGACCCCGACTGGTTCCTCGCCAACATGACCAACTACGGCGCGCTCTTCCTCGGCCCGCGCACCAACGTCGCCTACGGCGACAAGGTCATCGGCACCAATCACACCCTGCCGACGAAGCGCGCCGGCCGCTACACCGGCGGCCTCTGGGTGGGCAAGTTCATGAAGACCTGCACCTACCAGCGCGTCATGACCGACGAGGCGAGCGCGCTCGTCGGCCGCTACGCCTCGCGCCTGTCGATGCTGGAAGGCTTCGTCGGCCACGCCGAACAGGCCAATGTCCGCGTGCGCCGTTACGGCGGCGGCAATGTCGACTACGGCGCGGCGGCGGAGTAG
- the exbD gene encoding TonB system transport protein ExbD: MAGGIRRNAGSLPEENSDINIVPFIDVMLVLLIIFMVAAPLATVDIDVDLPASTGKPAERPDKPLYLTLKPDLTLHLGEDEVAREDLGAALDASTDGQKEKRVFLRADRGVDYGDVMELMNLLRQAGYLKIALVGLEAAERAAPGDSRGPAAAPAGPGNDEGVRVPSTAPAGSGR; encoded by the coding sequence ATGGCCGGAGGCATACGCAGGAACGCCGGCTCGTTGCCGGAGGAAAACAGCGACATCAACATCGTCCCCTTCATCGACGTCATGCTGGTGCTGCTCATCATCTTCATGGTGGCGGCCCCGCTGGCGACCGTCGACATCGACGTCGATCTTCCGGCCTCGACGGGCAAGCCCGCCGAGAGACCGGACAAGCCGCTCTACCTGACGCTGAAACCGGACCTGACGCTTCATCTCGGCGAAGACGAGGTCGCGAGGGAGGATCTCGGAGCCGCCCTGGATGCCTCCACCGACGGCCAGAAGGAAAAGCGCGTGTTCCTGCGCGCCGACCGGGGCGTCGATTATGGCGACGTGATGGAACTGATGAACCTGCTCCGACAGGCGGGCTATCTGAAGATCGCACTGGTCGGCCTCGAGGCGGCGGAACGTGCGGCACCCGGCGATTCGAGGGGGCCTGCGGCTGCGCCCGCCGGCCCGGGCAACGACGAGGGGGTGCGCGTTCCGTCGACCGCGCCCGCCGGAAGCGGGCGATGA
- a CDS encoding energy transducer TonB, with product MVAAVLALSAHVGAAAWLMHQPPVVAADEAPPAAIMIELADEPEAVHTEENEISEQMENAEASAPAEEVEAPDPVPEEIVEERVEPEPVEDVAEDVPEAEPVEQDVVAPEEQPVEETVRLPDAEVPLPTARPSPPEPRKEKPKHDLVTKERPRPQRQQAASQTIRQAEVEVRQGERTAARQSASGVSSLTPARWQSRLMAHLERRKTYPADARRRGEHGTVYVRFRIDDGGNVISVALARSSGYSSLDDEVLSLVRRASPVPAPPPGVNRTITAPVRFSVR from the coding sequence ATGGTCGCGGCAGTGCTCGCACTCTCGGCGCATGTGGGCGCGGCCGCGTGGCTCATGCATCAGCCCCCCGTCGTCGCAGCCGACGAGGCGCCGCCGGCGGCCATCATGATCGAACTGGCGGACGAGCCGGAAGCGGTGCACACCGAGGAGAACGAGATCTCCGAGCAGATGGAGAATGCCGAGGCGAGCGCACCCGCCGAAGAGGTCGAGGCTCCGGACCCCGTGCCGGAGGAGATCGTGGAGGAACGGGTCGAGCCCGAACCGGTCGAGGACGTCGCGGAAGACGTGCCAGAGGCGGAGCCGGTCGAGCAGGATGTCGTCGCGCCGGAGGAGCAGCCGGTCGAAGAGACGGTCCGCCTTCCCGATGCGGAGGTTCCGCTTCCGACGGCGAGGCCAAGTCCGCCCGAGCCCCGCAAGGAGAAGCCGAAGCACGATCTGGTGACGAAAGAACGCCCGCGCCCGCAACGGCAGCAGGCGGCGTCGCAGACGATCCGTCAGGCTGAAGTGGAGGTCAGGCAGGGTGAACGCACCGCCGCCCGTCAGTCTGCCTCGGGTGTGTCTTCCCTTACGCCGGCGCGCTGGCAGTCACGGCTGATGGCGCATCTGGAGCGTCGAAAGACCTATCCGGCCGACGCCCGCAGACGCGGCGAACACGGCACGGTCTACGTGCGCTTCCGTATCGACGACGGAGGCAACGTCATTTCCGTCGCACTGGCTCGTTCGTCCGGATACTCTTCCCTCGACGACGAGGTGCTGTCGCTGGTTCGCCGCGCCTCGCCGGTCCCGGCGCCACCGCCCGGAGTCAACAGAACCATCACTGCTCCGGTCCGGTTCAGCGTGAGGTGA
- a CDS encoding hydantoinase B/oxoprolinase family protein: MATKVDPITLDIIENALKNARFEMDGVVVRISLSPVIREQHDEFPMICDARGRMIVGQFGSYIPAIVEKFEGDINEGDVFVWNDPYACKGSISHNNDWCVMMPIFHEEVLVGFSSIFGHMVDVGGKVPGSMPADAHTIWEEGLRVPPVRIYDRGVLNKGVLDIMLNNSRTPDMNRADLMALIAGCRTAATRVRELCDRFGRDTYTTACDMLLDRTREAMKVLIDKYISEEPVTFTDYVDDDGLGNGPFRMTLSIYRRGDIAVFDWTGTDPQAPGPINFHIHEGLCKLFFGVYMIMAFDPSVLFNEGFYDLFEVVLPEGSLLNPKFPAALSNRLNTHTRFFDCQAGALGQRAPHLSMAAGYGTSPHFIFTGHDKDGKYFQLMELLFGGVPGRPRGDGLDGHAWWPLFSATPIEYIENYYPVLVEGYRPIRDSGGAGLHRGGAGIEKIYRVLETGKVSIHDDREVVPPWGINGGLYGGTSSKWLLKKGETEPTRIPSKIDNLAVEAGDRILFRTAGAGGWGDPLDRPAEQVARDVRYDLVSAEAASEKYGVVLTPDNQVDAAATEKLRAEQRAVRGAPEPFSFGYFPQAAE, encoded by the coding sequence ATGGCGACCAAAGTCGATCCCATCACCCTCGACATCATCGAGAACGCGCTGAAGAACGCCCGCTTCGAGATGGACGGCGTCGTGGTGCGCATCTCGCTCTCGCCCGTCATCCGCGAGCAGCATGACGAGTTCCCGATGATCTGCGACGCCCGCGGCCGCATGATCGTCGGCCAGTTCGGCTCCTACATCCCCGCTATCGTCGAGAAGTTCGAAGGCGATATCAACGAAGGCGACGTCTTCGTCTGGAACGATCCCTATGCCTGCAAGGGCTCGATCTCGCACAACAACGACTGGTGCGTGATGATGCCGATCTTCCACGAGGAGGTGCTCGTCGGCTTCTCCTCGATCTTCGGCCACATGGTCGACGTCGGCGGCAAGGTGCCGGGCTCGATGCCCGCCGACGCCCACACGATCTGGGAGGAGGGGCTGCGCGTGCCGCCGGTGCGCATCTACGACCGGGGCGTGCTCAACAAGGGCGTGCTCGACATCATGCTCAACAATTCGCGCACGCCCGACATGAACCGCGCCGACCTGATGGCGCTGATCGCCGGCTGCCGCACGGCGGCCACCCGCGTGCGCGAACTCTGCGACCGCTTCGGCCGCGACACCTACACCACCGCCTGCGACATGCTGCTCGACCGCACCCGCGAGGCGATGAAGGTGCTGATCGACAAGTACATCTCCGAGGAGCCCGTCACCTTCACCGACTATGTCGACGACGACGGGCTCGGCAACGGCCCCTTCAGGATGACGCTGTCGATCTACCGCCGCGGCGACATCGCCGTCTTCGACTGGACGGGAACCGACCCGCAGGCGCCGGGCCCGATCAACTTCCACATCCACGAAGGGCTCTGCAAGCTGTTCTTCGGCGTCTACATGATCATGGCCTTCGATCCCTCGGTGCTGTTCAACGAGGGCTTCTACGACCTGTTCGAGGTGGTGCTGCCCGAGGGCAGCCTGCTCAACCCGAAATTCCCGGCGGCGCTGTCGAACCGCCTCAACACCCACACCCGCTTCTTCGACTGCCAGGCCGGCGCGCTCGGCCAGCGCGCGCCGCATCTGTCGATGGCGGCGGGCTACGGCACCAGCCCGCACTTCATCTTCACCGGCCACGACAAGGACGGGAAGTATTTCCAGCTGATGGAACTGCTCTTCGGCGGCGTGCCGGGCCGCCCGCGCGGCGATGGCCTCGACGGCCACGCCTGGTGGCCGCTCTTCTCGGCAACCCCGATCGAATATATCGAGAACTACTATCCGGTCCTCGTCGAGGGCTACCGGCCGATCCGCGATTCCGGTGGTGCCGGCCTGCACCGCGGCGGCGCCGGCATCGAGAAGATCTATCGCGTGCTGGAGACCGGCAAGGTGTCGATCCACGACGACCGCGAGGTGGTGCCGCCCTGGGGCATCAATGGCGGCCTCTACGGCGGCACCTCGTCCAAGTGGCTGCTGAAGAAGGGCGAGACCGAGCCGACCCGCATCCCCTCCAAGATCGACAATCTGGCGGTGGAAGCCGGCGACCGCATCCTCTTCCGCACCGCCGGCGCCGGCGGGTGGGGCGATCCCCTCGACCGCCCGGCCGAACAGGTCGCCCGCGACGTGCGCTACGACCTGGTTTCGGCCGAAGCGGCGAGCGAGAAGTACGGCGTCGTGCTGACGCCCGACAACCAGGTGGACGCCGCCGCCACGGAGAAACTGCGCGCCGAACAGCGCGCCGTGCGCGGCGCCCCGGAGCCCTTCAGCTTCGGGTATTTTCCGCAGGCGGCGGAGTAG
- a CDS encoding sugar ABC transporter ATP-binding protein translates to MTTSETPAARPAPPVLRLDRIAKTFGGARALKGVSFEVTPGEVHGLLGKNGSGKSTLVKILAGFHAPDPGGVMEFNGEPVALPLKPGDFRRLGMSFVHQNLGLIPSLTVLENLRLSDLTAIGRGVINWPAERRAAREALARFDVPLDPDRRIDRLSAVDRALLAIVRAFEEVRVAREATGRPGLVLLDEPTPFLPREGVEKLFTLVRSIASHGSSVVFISHDIDEVMTITDRATVLRDGDVAGSLVTPEATHEQMVEMIVGRKLARATPVRSAHSAHPKPRLRLDGVASRTLRPTSLVVGEGEIVGLTGLIGSGYEELPYLAFGARPVTGGTLALDGGPAVALAELSPRRAIDLDLALLPGDRQGASGVDSLPIVDNMFLPDLDRFFTGGLLRNGRMKREARDLGAAFEVRPNDPLLKLSALSGGNAQKVLIARWMNRRPRLLLLDEPTQGVDVGTRQHIFAALRQAAAGGMSVLCASSDAEQLADICDRVLIFARGAVCGELVGDQISKESIAEACYASLDRAAASSPVNGTPS, encoded by the coding sequence ATGACCACATCCGAAACCCCGGCGGCGCGGCCTGCGCCGCCGGTCCTGCGTCTCGACCGGATCGCCAAGACCTTCGGCGGCGCCCGCGCGCTGAAGGGCGTGTCCTTCGAGGTCACCCCCGGCGAGGTCCACGGACTGCTCGGCAAGAACGGCTCGGGCAAGTCCACCCTCGTCAAGATCCTCGCCGGCTTCCACGCGCCCGATCCGGGGGGCGTCATGGAGTTCAACGGCGAGCCCGTGGCGCTTCCGCTGAAGCCCGGCGACTTCCGCCGGCTCGGCATGAGCTTCGTCCACCAGAATCTCGGGCTCATCCCCTCGCTGACGGTGCTGGAGAACCTGCGCCTCTCCGATCTCACCGCCATCGGCCGCGGCGTCATCAACTGGCCGGCCGAGCGCCGTGCCGCCCGCGAGGCGCTGGCGCGCTTCGACGTGCCGCTCGATCCAGACCGCCGCATCGACCGGCTCTCGGCCGTCGACCGCGCGCTGCTGGCCATCGTCCGCGCCTTCGAGGAGGTCCGCGTCGCCCGCGAGGCGACCGGCCGTCCCGGCCTCGTGCTGCTCGACGAGCCGACGCCCTTCCTGCCGCGCGAGGGGGTGGAGAAGCTCTTCACCCTGGTGCGGAGCATCGCCTCGCACGGGTCCAGCGTCGTGTTCATCTCGCACGACATCGACGAGGTCATGACCATCACCGATCGTGCCACGGTGCTGCGCGACGGCGACGTCGCGGGCAGTCTCGTCACCCCCGAGGCGACCCACGAGCAGATGGTCGAGATGATCGTCGGCCGCAAGCTCGCCCGCGCGACGCCGGTCCGGTCCGCCCATTCCGCCCATCCGAAGCCGCGGCTTCGCCTCGACGGCGTCGCCAGCCGGACGCTCCGGCCGACCAGCCTCGTGGTCGGGGAGGGCGAGATCGTCGGCCTGACCGGCCTGATCGGCTCCGGCTACGAGGAACTGCCCTATCTCGCCTTCGGCGCCCGGCCCGTCACGGGCGGCACGCTCGCGCTCGACGGCGGCCCCGCCGTCGCGCTCGCGGAACTGTCGCCGCGCCGGGCGATCGACCTCGACCTCGCGCTGCTTCCGGGCGATCGCCAGGGCGCCAGCGGCGTCGATTCGCTGCCGATCGTCGACAACATGTTCCTGCCGGACCTCGACCGCTTCTTCACCGGCGGCCTGCTGCGCAACGGCCGGATGAAGCGCGAGGCGCGCGACCTCGGCGCAGCTTTCGAGGTGCGCCCCAACGATCCGCTGCTCAAGCTGTCCGCACTCTCCGGCGGCAATGCCCAGAAGGTGCTGATCGCCCGCTGGATGAACCGCAGGCCGCGGCTGCTGCTGCTCGACGAGCCGACCCAGGGCGTCGACGTCGGCACCCGCCAGCACATCTTCGCGGCGCTGCGCCAGGCGGCGGCGGGCGGCATGTCGGTTCTCTGCGCCAGCTCCGACGCCGAGCAGCTCGCCGACATCTGCGACCGCGTCCTGATCTTCGCCCGCGGCGCCGTCTGCGGGGAACTCGTCGGCGACCAGATCTCCAAGGAGAGCATCGCCGAAGCCTGCTACGCCTCGCTCGACCGCGCTGCCGCGTCTTCGCCCGTCAACGGAACACCGTCATGA
- a CDS encoding LacI family DNA-binding transcriptional regulator, producing the protein MSDGADLSLPGSEPATGAARRVQSRTTSFDVAALAGVSQSAVSRAFTPGSSIAPAKRQRILEAARKLNYVPNSIASSLTTKRTNIVALILGNLANPFYVEVLRTFIDRLQAQGRQILTFTVENGADSDEAILRVLRYQVDGVVLTSAQLSTRMTSMCHDRGIPIVLFNRYIPGSDASGVRCDNAGGGRLMAEAFLAAGARSFAMIKGDPKGTTSQDRARGFTERLLEAGIARSAIREIEGASTYDGAFSAVLAAYRREPDRLPDAIFGINDIMAMGAMDALRQRMGLKIPQDVMIGGFDDIPESRRHPYQLTTVRQPVEKMVDEALAILHLDEPALAIEPGIDRQVPGRLVWRGTIPNPALPGA; encoded by the coding sequence ATGAGCGACGGCGCAGACCTCTCCCTGCCCGGATCCGAGCCGGCGACGGGCGCGGCGCGACGGGTGCAGTCGCGGACGACGTCGTTCGACGTGGCCGCGCTGGCCGGCGTCTCGCAATCGGCGGTGTCGCGGGCCTTCACGCCGGGATCGAGCATCGCGCCGGCCAAGAGGCAGCGCATCCTGGAGGCGGCGCGCAAGCTCAACTACGTGCCGAACTCGATCGCCAGCAGCCTGACGACGAAGCGCACCAACATCGTGGCGCTGATCCTGGGCAACCTCGCCAACCCCTTCTACGTCGAGGTCCTGCGTACCTTCATCGACCGGCTGCAGGCGCAGGGCAGGCAGATCCTCACCTTCACCGTCGAGAACGGCGCCGACAGCGACGAAGCCATCCTGCGCGTGCTTCGCTATCAGGTGGACGGCGTCGTGCTGACCTCGGCGCAGCTGTCGACGCGCATGACCAGCATGTGCCACGATCGCGGCATCCCGATCGTCCTGTTCAACCGCTACATTCCCGGCAGCGATGCCTCGGGCGTGCGCTGCGACAATGCCGGCGGCGGACGGCTGATGGCCGAGGCCTTTCTGGCGGCCGGCGCGCGCAGTTTCGCCATGATCAAGGGCGATCCGAAGGGCACGACCAGCCAGGACCGCGCCCGCGGCTTCACCGAAAGATTGCTGGAAGCCGGCATTGCGCGCAGCGCGATCCGCGAGATCGAGGGCGCCTCCACCTATGATGGCGCATTCAGCGCCGTGCTCGCCGCCTATCGCCGCGAACCGGACCGGCTGCCGGACGCCATCTTCGGCATCAACGACATCATGGCGATGGGGGCGATGGACGCGCTGCGCCAGCGCATGGGGCTGAAGATCCCGCAGGACGTGATGATCGGCGGCTTCGACGACATCCCCGAAAGCCGACGCCACCCCTACCAGCTGACGACGGTGCGCCAGCCCGTGGAGAAGATGGTCGACGAGGCGCTGGCGATCCTCCATCTCGACGAGCCGGCGCTGGCGATCGAGCCCGGCATCGACCGGCAGGTGCCGGGCCGGCTGGTCTGGCGCGGGACGATCCCCAATCCGGCACTGCCGGGGGCCTGA